The proteins below are encoded in one region of Stenotrophomonas bentonitica:
- a CDS encoding YncE family protein, producing MSRFVSLPRVAGLALALSLVTGAVSAEPVFDAPANGFRGQVSARNENVVPGSTAEVTGRAFVPGQQVTLLRGATVLNDTPYVVDAQGNFKASVQVPADAVPGQQPLVVRASNPAAAAVVALRVSPHLPLSGQQAFQQTSGKLVQGLYQSAYSAGSNALFVTSAVGRPPVTQSQLLKVDPKTLKVVKAITPAQVPDAKGGSVFAVYGVGVDDANGNVWVSNTRQDTVAVYRQSDLSLVHQFPVGAVPHARDVVVDAKRGKVFASAAGEDHLSVFDAKTLKPLEPITLASGVDDEKFVPMSLVLDEASGKLFTVSIGTPEAAVIDVASGKVDKVIDLGNAISASGVAFDAKQNRLYVASQGTDNLLIVDVASGKVLHDVPVGAGALNVAFEPVSGLAYVTNRGAGTVTVVNGDGKVVGNLDGGTFPNHVREDGKGNVFAVNKSRGAEDPKGDRITRITPAKR from the coding sequence ATGTCCCGTTTCGTTTCCCTGCCACGTGTCGCCGGCCTGGCCCTGGCGTTGTCGCTGGTCACCGGCGCGGTGTCGGCCGAGCCGGTGTTCGACGCGCCGGCCAATGGTTTCCGTGGCCAGGTCAGTGCCCGCAATGAAAACGTGGTGCCGGGCAGCACCGCTGAGGTCACCGGCCGTGCGTTCGTGCCGGGCCAGCAGGTGACGCTGTTGCGCGGTGCCACCGTGCTCAACGACACGCCGTACGTGGTCGACGCGCAGGGCAACTTCAAGGCCAGCGTGCAGGTGCCGGCCGATGCGGTGCCGGGCCAGCAGCCGCTGGTGGTGCGTGCCAGCAACCCGGCCGCTGCGGCGGTGGTGGCGCTGCGGGTTTCGCCGCATCTGCCGCTGAGCGGGCAGCAGGCGTTCCAGCAGACCTCGGGCAAGCTGGTCCAGGGTCTGTACCAGAGCGCTTACAGCGCCGGTAGCAATGCCCTGTTCGTGACCTCAGCGGTGGGCCGCCCGCCGGTCACCCAGTCGCAGCTGCTGAAGGTGGACCCGAAGACCCTGAAGGTGGTCAAGGCGATCACCCCGGCGCAGGTGCCCGACGCCAAGGGCGGCAGCGTGTTCGCCGTGTATGGCGTGGGCGTGGATGATGCCAACGGCAACGTGTGGGTGAGCAACACCCGCCAGGACACGGTGGCGGTGTACCGCCAGTCGGACCTGTCGCTGGTGCACCAGTTCCCGGTCGGCGCGGTGCCGCATGCGCGGGACGTGGTGGTGGATGCCAAGCGCGGCAAGGTGTTCGCCTCGGCGGCCGGTGAGGATCATTTGTCGGTGTTCGACGCGAAGACCCTGAAGCCGCTCGAACCGATCACTCTGGCCTCGGGCGTGGATGATGAGAAATTCGTGCCGATGAGCCTGGTGCTGGATGAAGCCAGCGGCAAGCTGTTCACCGTGAGCATCGGTACGCCGGAAGCGGCGGTGATCGATGTGGCCAGCGGCAAGGTCGACAAGGTGATCGACCTGGGCAACGCGATCAGCGCCTCGGGCGTGGCCTTCGACGCGAAGCAGAACCGCCTGTACGTGGCCTCGCAGGGCACCGACAACCTGCTGATCGTGGACGTGGCCAGCGGCAAGGTGCTGCACGACGTGCCGGTGGGCGCCGGTGCGCTGAACGTGGCGTTCGAGCCCGTTTCCGGCCTGGCCTACGTGACCAATCGCGGCGCCGGTACGGTGACCGTGGTAAACGGCGACGGTAAGGTGGTCGGCAATCTGGATGGCGGCACCTTCCCCAACCACGTGCGCGAGGACGGCAAGGGCAACGTGTTCGCGGTCAACAAGTCGCGCGGTGCCGAAGATCCCAAGGGCGACCGCA
- a CDS encoding alpha/beta hydrolase, translating into MVAAAPVAAQQRNPLQKVGETVLDQPAQSYRFERFVVESGEPARKWRVNLGVPTKAATAPSPVLYMLDGNAAAMVFDQALLSDLAAHAAPVLVFIGYDNDLRIDSAARTLDYTAWVDTADDENGTLQSSGGGAKAFLEVIQQKIKPEVERRARVDTAQQSLWGHSLGGLFVLSTLYTQPTAFQNYVSASPSLWWSQGAPQGAMEQAFFAKPEPANVWLMLGGDERTGNRGVRDMNNPRVVAHLRRIAGATPDAAHALSDRLAKVPGVQVTYREFPGLGHGPMLPASLKATLAALYGAADRSDPAPAGAADAAAE; encoded by the coding sequence ATGGTGGCGGCCGCACCGGTTGCAGCCCAGCAGCGCAACCCGCTGCAGAAGGTGGGCGAGACCGTTCTGGACCAGCCCGCGCAGAGCTACCGTTTCGAACGTTTCGTCGTCGAAAGCGGCGAGCCCGCGCGGAAGTGGCGGGTCAATCTTGGCGTGCCGACCAAAGCGGCCACAGCGCCGTCGCCGGTGCTGTACATGTTGGACGGCAATGCCGCCGCCATGGTTTTCGACCAGGCGCTGTTGAGCGACCTCGCCGCACATGCCGCGCCGGTACTGGTGTTCATCGGTTACGACAACGACCTGCGCATCGACTCGGCCGCACGCACGCTGGACTACACCGCGTGGGTGGACACCGCCGACGATGAGAACGGCACCCTGCAGTCCAGTGGCGGTGGCGCGAAGGCGTTCCTTGAAGTGATCCAGCAGAAGATCAAGCCCGAGGTGGAACGCCGCGCGCGCGTGGACACCGCGCAACAATCGCTCTGGGGCCATTCGCTGGGCGGGCTGTTCGTGCTCAGCACGCTGTATACGCAGCCGACCGCCTTCCAGAATTACGTGAGCGCCAGCCCGTCGCTGTGGTGGAGCCAGGGCGCGCCGCAGGGCGCGATGGAGCAGGCGTTCTTTGCCAAGCCCGAACCGGCCAATGTTTGGCTGATGCTGGGCGGCGACGAGCGCACCGGCAACCGCGGCGTGCGCGACATGAACAATCCACGCGTGGTGGCCCATCTGCGCCGTATTGCCGGGGCCACCCCGGATGCCGCGCACGCGCTGAGCGACCGCCTGGCCAAGGTGCCGGGCGTGCAGGTCACCTACCGCGAGTTCCCCGGGCTTGGCCATGGGCCGATGCTGCCGGCCTCGCTGAAGGCGACGCTGGCAGCGCTGTATGGCGCCGCAGATCGCAGTGACCCTGCACCGGCAGGCGCTGCCGATGCCGCCGCCGAGTGA